The genomic region CGCAAAGAGGAACGAGCGATCGCGTCGCCTCAAGATGCCAAAATCCAACTTCAGGATGGTCGGACGGTACTGAACTTCTGCGCTAACAACTATCTAGGATTATCTAACCATCCTGATATTATTGCCGCAGCTCAGGAAGGAATTGCTAAATATGGTTTTGGCTTGTCATCGGTGCGCTTTATCTGTGGCACGCAAACCATACATAAAGAGCTGGAAGCAAAGATTTCTGCGTTTCTCGGTACTGAAGATACTATTCTGTACGGTTCCTGTTTTGATGCCAATGCCGGACTATTTGAAACACTACTAGATGATGAGTGTGCGGTCATTAGCGATGCACTCAACCACGCCAGCATTATTGACGGAATTCGGTTGTGTAAAGCTAAACGTTATCGGTTTGCCCATAGCAATAGGTCGGAGTTGGAGCAAACGCTGCAAGCTACCCAATCGCTTAAAATCCGCTTAATTGTCACGGATGGGGTCTTCAGTATGGATGGCGATATCGCTAAGCTAGACCAAATCTGCAATTTAGCTGAACAGTATGATGCGCTGGTCATGGTAGATGATAGTCATGCTACTGGGATTTTGGGAGCAACAGGACGCGGCTCGATCGAACATCGTGGTGTCATAGGTCGTGTAGATATTATCACTAGTACGTTGGGCAAAGCGCTAGGTGGAGCTTCTGGAGGCTTTACATCAGCTCATAAAGTCATTATCGACTTGCTGAGGCAGCGATCGCGCCCCTATTTATTTTCTAACAGCCTTGCTCCGGCGATCGTCTACACCAGTATTAAGGTATTGGACTTACTCAACCAAACCTCAGAATTACGTCAAAGATTGATGGAGAATGCCAGCTACTTTCGGACTTCCATCGGCGATCGCGGTTTTGAAATTAAACCTGGTATTCACCCGATCGTACCAATTATGCTGTACGACGCGAAACTCGCACAAGCTATGGCGCGAGAGCTACTCGATGAGGGGATTTATGTCATCAGCTTTAGCTATCCCGTAGTTCCCCAAGGTCATGCCCGAATTCGAGTACAAGTTTCTGCCACTCACACGCGAGAACAATTAGAGCAATGTGTAGAAGCGTTTGCTCGCGTGGGGAAAAAGTATGGAGTTATTTAACAGTGACCAGCGACCAGTTCCAGTAGGATTTGTTTTCAAAACTCACCTTGCAAATCTATGTTAGTGTTTTGACTTTTGACTTTTGACTTTTGACTTTTGACTGCTGCCTATTGAAGAGGAAAATTACTATGATCGAGAACCTGCGAGAAAGACTAAAAATTCCAACGGCAAGGCTAAAAGCGATTAACGATATTCTAGTCGAGCCAAATATGGAGGCGATCGCCAATTTCCTCGATGTCGTGTCTAAATATGGGACTCCAGAAGAGATTAATGCTAAGGCAAAACAAGCTGCGTCTCTGACCGCATTGCTAGAGCGCGTTCGACAAACTCGACCCGAATATTTGACCGATCTACAATGGCTGCAACAGCAAGCAGATGAGGGCGCATTTGTCAGCATTGCCGATTATCGACAGAACGTACTAGGAAACAAGGCAAAGAGTTTGACTTTTGACGACAAATATGCAGTGACGCTAGAAATTAGTGCCTGTCAATATTTTCCTTGGATAATTGCCGCAGCTCGACGAGCGATCGCCCAACAATCCCTCATGCCGGGACGTTTCATTCAAGTCCGCCAGATGAAGGAACAAGAAACCGATGGTGACTTGCCTGCCATTGCCGCAGCTATGCAAATTATTGGCGCGAGTTTTGTCGTCACTCTCGATACTAAAGGAACTGATGGCTCGAACGTCCATCTCGGCGGAGCGGAAACGATCGCGGGTTACTTTGGTGGTGTTGGACAGCCCAACGATCGCGCTTTGCTATGGCTGGATGAGTACTTGTACTACTACACTAACTATGGCATTCGCCAAGTTCTCAATCTCAATCCTGGGACAGTGCTACTGGGCTATCTCCTCCATCGGCTCGGCGTTGATATCGAGTTCAAGATCTCTGTATTTATGGGCAACGACAATCCCTATGCAGCTTTGTGGACTTTACTTGGAGCAAAATTGTTTTCCAGGGATGATGGTAGCTCTCCATTAATTGGATTTAATTGGAGTAACTCGGTCAACAACGAAACGATTGAAATTACTAGCCAGTTTCGCCAAGCTTTGGACTTCGAGCAACAGGTTCGCTTCGAGCATCACATCACTGAAACTTGGAAAGGCATCGTGCGACAGCCGTACAATCGCAGAGATGAGTTGATGGAGCTTGCTAAGTGCGTGCCGAATATTTCAGCCAAGCATGAGGGAGGCGATCCAGACATTGAGCGGATGCGGCAGCACCCATCGGATATTTTCGATTATTTCCGTGACAAGCAGGAGATTATTGCCTCTGGAGATTGGGAACATCTCACCCTGAATTTTTTGGACAAGTTTGATGCCTTAAACAAAACGGCACTAGCTCTTACAGAACAGGGTCTATCCGTTCTAGCAGCTGGAAATCTCCACCTGCTAGAACGAAAGCATTCGGCAAACTTACGACTGACAACCTACACTTGATAACTTTCCCTTACCGATTTCGAGACAAGACAAAATCTTCATCCAGTGTCAGATCTAAATCTCGATTGGGATTGACGACAACCACTTCCACTTCTTTTCGCTTGCGACCTCCGAGTATTGTTTCTCCCAATACTCCAGCTCCTGCGCCTCCTAAGATTGCACCTAAATCGATATCTCCAAAAATTTCAGATGCTACGGCTCCGACTGCTGCGCCAACAACCGCACCACGAACAAAATCGGGATTCGTTTTTCGGTCGATTATCTGCTTTCTTCTCACTACAGCTGATGTTGCCTCAATCGGATATTTTCGTTTTTGACTACCAATGACGACTGATTCAGCCACGAATTGCGAACCACCATCAGCAGGTCTAAGTCTACCGTTAATTTGGCTACCTGCGGGAATCACGACATTTCCGCGCTCCGAGCGGACGCTGGTTGCTGTAGTTAACGTCAGTCTGACTGATTCTTTAGGCGTAACCAGCACTCTATCTGACTTTTTGTATCGCACCGGAATGACCGTACCAACTGGTACGATTGACTGAGGTGATTGAGCAATTAACAGTTTATTAGAGTTCGATTGGGGTGCTGCAACCGGAGTCGCCGCGATCGCAGGTACTATTGTGGCAGAAGTCATTCCCAGCGCCATCAGCGCCGCAACTTTGGCTTGCCAGGAATTAGAAATGAACATATAAAGTCTTTCTCCTAAATTATCGAATTAGAGATTTTACATCTTAATGACGTAAAACCAAATAAATTGTTCTTTAAGTTTATGCTCCTTAGTGGTGAAAACATGGAAATTTCAGACACAATTCTTAATTTTACGCTCTGATGCTGCTCTTTTAATTTTATTCAAGCTTTAATTCAAGTGAATTTTAGTCCGGTATTTCACCAGCACAAATTTTGTCAAATTCTACCTTAGTGTAGAGGTCAATTTCTAGTAAATTTACTAGCTTGTTTCCTTGATTTCTAAGCTTTAGCAATACTCCACGCTTCGGTGCAACTTTCTCTTGTTCCTTCCTTGAGAAAGGGGGGCTAGGGGGGATCTCTTTGTGGGTGGCGTAGTTTTTCGATCCCCCAACCCCCTTAAAAAGGGGGCTAAGAAAAAAGTCGCACACGGGGCTACTTCTCAATTCAAAAATAGTAAGGATTACTTACTAATTCATTTGGTCTAAAGTGGCGAGACAAGAACTAGCAAATAGCGCAGCTTGAGCAATCTCCTTATGACTCAATTGCAAAGCTTTTTCAAATAGCCGTGACCCTAAGTGAGTATAGCTTTGATAGATAGCGCGAATAGCAACTGCCAGTTCTGTTGATGGCGTGTTCTTCAGAGCATCCTTGTTGCGTTAGTTGCTCGAAAGTTACAGCGTCGTGACACTGCTCAGGCGTGAGAACAAATACAGTTGGTTCCGCTGTTTGTTGCTTAAATCTCCTCTGCTCGTAACCACAGCATAACTTAAGCTTGCCAACACGCCCTAATTATTTAGCTCCGATCTAATTTCCGCGACATGCTGATTTTAGATTAGTGGGCTTACCGATTGCTGTTTCAATGGTGCTTTTTTCAGAGAGTCCAAAATAACTGAGTAATTCTCTAATATTTTCAGCATTATTCAGCGCTTCTACATCGATTTGAAAATATTTTATATTTGGAAACTTTTCTTGATAAGACCTACTTAGAGCGAGTGTTTCATCTACATACCATTTCAGGCATCCTTTTTCATATTTAGCAACCATTTCTTTAATTTGAGGAAACCGAGAGCTAAACCAATTATATAGTTTTCTCTTACTCAGAAGAAGACGCTTTAATAAACAGAACAAATCGTAAGTTATTTTAGGAGAAATAAACCAATTGGGCGGTTTAATACAATAATTCTTAATATCTGGCGTTAGTATCCACGTCTGTCCTGTAATCACAAGAGGACTACAGTTAATTCGGAGTAAACTATCAACGATTTGAGCGGAGTTTCTTGTAAGAATTATAACTCCAATCTTTTCTTGAGAGATATACTTAGGAAGAAACCATCCAAATCCTTTAATAAAACAGTGATTAGTTTCTATATAGCAATCTGATTCTTTTTTAATTTGTTGAATCTTTTCAAATTTCTTAGCTGTAAGCTCCTGCATTAATTCAGTTTTGCCAAAAAAGTAGTCTCTCATTGCTTGCCCATGACCAATAGGGTGGGCTTCATGCCAAACTTGGCAATTTTCAACATGCTTAAAAATCTCATGTAAATAGTGAGAGCCTGAACGACCCGTATTGATACAAAATAAGTATTCGATATTGGGTTTCATGATTAGATAACGTGACAAATATGTCGTTATTTTTTTTAACTAAAATATATCTCTTGATGAATAGTTTTACACGTAGAGCGTGAATTTTCTACAGCTTAGAAAAGCAGATTGTCTTTCTCGACTTCAAGTTGCTTCGGCAAACAATGCTTGTGTACTTTTCGATAGGCGATCGCATTTCATCTGCACTAATAGCATCAGTATCAATAGCTTGAACTCGTGCAATGTGAACTAACTGCACTTTTTGACTGTTGGCTTGGATGAGGCTAACTCCAGTGTTGTAGGACAATCTCTTGCTGTTCAACCTAATACCATGAAGTGTGTTTTTTGAAAGAGAGATACAAGTATTAGATGGAATACTCTAGTTGAGGTTCGAGAGGAATATAATCTAGTATCTCTAGTTCTGCAATCACCCTGGTAACACTTTCCTGAATACTTTCTTGTGAGGTATAACAAATAATATCTGGATTGAGAGGTTCTTCATATAGATCGTCAATTCCTGTAAAAGATTTTATTTCTCCTGCTCGCGCCATGGCGTAAAGTCCTTTGACATCACGTATTTCACAAACATTAAGTGGTGCATTTACATAAACCTCTATAAAGTTTTCTGTTGTTCTCCGTAGTTCATCCCTGACAGCGCGATAAGGACTAATTGCAGCTACAATGACTACTATGCCATTACGACTGAGCAAATCAGCCACAAATCCAATACGACGAATATTAGTTTCGCGATCTTGTTTGCTAAAGCCTAAATCTTTTGAAAGTTTTGTTCTGATAACATCACCATCTAAAATTTCTACTAAGCAACTACGTTTTTTAAGTGCTTGCTCTACTTCTTTAGCAATGGTGGTTTTGCCTGCACCGCTAAGCCCTGTTAACCATAAAATTAAACCTTGCCTCTTCATACTTACCTCCATACTTATTTTGGCTAAATAAAGCTATTTAGAATGTTCAAACACTTTTTCACCATGCATGAATACTCAAATAGTGGTAATCCCACGATTTAACACTCATCTCTGCTTTTTCACTATAGTCTTCTAACAATTAAAATTGGGCATTGCATAATAGAGGTATGAATTGAGGTAAGTTGCGATGCAATGTCCAGAGTGCCAATCAACTCATATTCGGAAGAATGGCATCAAGCGAGGTAAACAGAACCACATTTGTGTTGATTGTGGGCGACAATTCATTGAACACTATGAAACATGCAGAGGTTACAGCGATGAAGTCAAACGGGAATGCTTGAAAATGTATGTGAATGGCATCGGTTTTCGAGGAATTGAACGAGTTAAAGGTGTTCATCATACGACAATCATTCACTGGCTCAAGCAAGTAGGTAACAATCTGCCTGATGCTGATGCCCCAGAAACAGTCCCCCAAGTCGGTGAACTAGATGAACTAGAAACCTTCGTCGGTGCAAAAAAAACAAAATCTGGCTGTGGACAGCAGTAGATCACTTCACTTCAGGGATTTTAGGTTGGGCGTTGGGCGACCATAGTGCTGAAACCTTTGCCCCGCTATGGGCGATCGTTGCCCAATGGCGGTGCTACTTTTATGTTACGGATGGTTGGAGTGTTTATCCAGGTTTTATTCCAGACGGCGATCAAATTGTCAGTAAGACTTATATGACCAGAGTTGAGTCCGAAAATACAAGACTGAGGCACTATCTGGCTCGGCTGCATCGAAAGACACTGTGCTACTCCAAATCAGAAGAAATGCTGAAATATTCAATTCGATTGTTACTGCACTATCTCAAATTCTGGAATGTTCCAGTTCCTCAATAGTTCATATCTCTATTCAGCAACGCCCAAAATTTGTCGATATGGAAAAATTCAGTAATATTGTCAGCAAGGTAGTGTCAAATTTCTTCTATTTTTCTATGTCTAGGTACTCAGATAGCAACGACATTCATATTCGCTTAGCTAATATGGAAGATGTTGAGGCGATCGCAATTTTGTCTCACCAACTTGGCTATTCTGTTTCGACTATTGCCATAGAGCAGCGCCTAGACCAAATTTTATCAGACAGCAACCATATTATCTATGTAGCCACAGGTCTAGACGATCGAGCGATCGCTTGGATTCACGCTTACACTTATCACTCGCTGCTGACAAATTTTCATGCTGAAATTGGCGGCTTAGTTGTGACAGAAAGCGATCGCGGTGCTGGTATTGGTAGAAAATTGCTCGACCAAGCTGAAAGCTGGGCAAAGACACGCGGATGTCAAAGTTTATTAGTTCGCTCTAATATTGTCCGTTCAGCAGCTCATCGTTTCTACCAAAAATGCGGCTACAATCAAGTCAAAACATCTTTGGTATTCCACAAAGTTTTATCATATGGCGATCTGTAGGGGCGGGTTTACCCACAATCTCTATTTTCATACCAAGATCTTGCTCAACCCACCCTTGCCAAAACGTACAGCAGCAAGTTTAATTATCTTCACGCCTGCGATAATCAGAATCCCTGTTGCGACGATAATCAGAATCGCGGTAATCATCATTTCCAGAACGACTTGCTACAAAGTCTTCCTCCAATCTCAAATCCAGCTCATCTTCTGGTCTGATGACGACAACTTCAACTTCTTTTTGCTTGCGACCTCTGAGCAAGACTTCTCCCAATACACCCACACCCGCACCAGCCAAAACTTCACCTAAGTCAATTCCCCCAAAGATTTCACCCAAAACCGCACCAGCAGCAGCACCTATCACCGCGCCTCTGAGGATATCGGGATTTGACTTTTCATTGATGATTTCAGTGTCGGTAATCTCCCGCGACGTTGCTTCAATTGGATAGCGGCGATCGCGATCTTCTAAAATTAGATTTTGCGCGACAAATTGAGTCCCGCGATCGGCAGGTCTGAGTTCGCCTTCAATCCGACTACCAGCGGGAATTGCGATTCTACCGCTTTCAGACTCGACATCTTCAGCCACAGTCAACGTTATATCGGCTGTTTCTTCTGGAGAGACAATAATTTTTTTGCCTTTGTCATAAGTGACTGGAATTATCGTTCCTCTGGGGACAACACCACCAGAAGATCCGCGATACTCATCGTCGCGAGAGTCAGGAAAGAGTTGTGCAATTTCAACAGAGGGGGAATTGGCGATCGCTGGAGTAGAAATCAAAAGCGGTACAAACGCTGTTGCGGTCATTCCCATCGCCATTAAAAGAGCAGTTTTTGACTGCCAGCGATTGAACAATAGCATTGACTTTCTCCTATAAAGTAGACTCAGGTTATAAGTTATGAAGAAAAGATCGCTCTATTGTTCCCGTGACCTCTCATTTTCAAAAAATTCCAGCTTGCCGAGCTGCTACCATGTATCGAAAAATGTATTCGATCAACTCAACATAATTACGAGCTGAGGTGAGGGAATCTGCCCAGACAGTTACGCCATGATTGCGGATTAACAAAGCCGGGACTTGAGGTAATTGAGTACTGAAGCGATCGCTAATTTCTGCGGCAATTTGAGAAACTTCTAAATAATTTTCAAACACGGGAATTGCCACCTGGGGATTTTCTTCCCATACCCCCAAACCTTTAACCATTTCCAGAGGTGGTAGTGGCAAATTATCTTTGTTGGTAAAGTGAGAAACTAAATTTGCTTCAATTGAGTGAACGTGATAGCAAGCTTGAGCTGTTGGAAACAAGCTATAAATTGCTTGATGAATTATTGTTTCTGCCGATGGTTTAATATTAGCAGATGTTCTTTCTAAAATCTTACCATCGAGGGCAACGCAAACGAAATCGCTAGTTGATAACTCTCCTTTTGCCTTCCCACTTGCCGTAATCCAAAAACTATCATCAGCAAGACGAGCGGAAAGATTTCCTGCCGTTCCGACCATCCAATCTTGACGGTAGAAATAACGCGCAGCATCGATCAATTCAAAACGCGGATCGGTAGTTTTGCTGTTAGTTATTGATGGTTGATAATTAAGCATGAATTAGATGTAATAAATGTGATGAATTACGCGATCGCACTTTGACGAAACCGAATTTCTTTATTCGTATATTGAGGAAGCCAACCTGCTGGATCGATGAAATATCGTACAGCTTTGACTCGTCGTGCGGGTGTTAAATAAAACCAATGTTCGGTTCCGGCAGGGACGTTAATATACTCTTCTGGTTGCACTGTCAGTTCTACTTGACTACCATCAGGACGCACGAAACCAAATATCCCTTCACCATCGACAATATACCTGACTTCATCATCGGCGTGAGTGTGAATGCGATCGAATTTTGCCAGCATCTCATCTAAATTCGGAATCCCAGGATGTAATGCAATTAAATCGCGGGATTGATAGCCATCTGTCTGTTTGAGTTGTTCAAAATAGGTATCTAAAGCTGCGAGGACTCGTTCTTTCTCCTCCGAGTTTAAGCTTTCTTGCGCCAGCAATTGCCGCAATTGGGCATCTTCTCCTACACTCCAGTAATTGAGTTGAATATTTAGGGAAGCTAACTCGCGACTAATATCAGCGAGTTGAGTGTATATCGTACCGTCTTCTAATTTGAGGATTGCCATAGTCAGTTATGAGTTATTGTAGGGGCGGGTTTAGTAAAAGATTCACGGCTATAACTATCAATCTACACTCAAAACCCGCCCTTACAAGGGTTAGGGTTGAGTGCAGGGGCGCACAGCTGTGCGCCCCTACCTAATACCGATAAAAGGGTTTACATACAATTCTTTTTGACATTCTACGCCGACTTCAAACTTACAATCAGAGCGGGGAGTGGCAACGCATAACAAAACGTAACCTTTTGCGGCTTGCTGGGGTTTGAGGGCGATCGCATTTGTCTGTTCTACTTCACCTGATAAAATCCGGGCAGCACAAGTAATACAAGCCCCATAACGACAGCCTACGGGTAATTTTAATCCAGCCGCTTCTACCGCATCCAAAATATATTTGTCTGCTGCTACGTTAAGAGTAAAATTATTTCTGTTAACCAGTTCAATTTGATAGGCTTTCATTCGACTCCCTTGTACGGGCGGGTTTAATTGTAGAATGCTTTTCTGTTGGATACGTCTCCTCAAAACAACATGTACGGGCGGGTTTAGCCGCAGAACTTTTTGCTGTTGGATAGGTTTCCGCAAAAAAACCCGCCCCTACGATTCAATCTAATGCTAAATCCAAATATCTGAAGTACAATCGCCACCAGGATATCGCATTTCGTGGGCGCGAGCTGCACCGTTTGGTTCTCGACCAAAATCTATGTAAAAGTTTTCGTTAATTTTCAATCCTCCCTTTTCCGTGTCGCAATCAATTTGCAACATGTAAGACCCCTGTTTAGCCAAATCTGGATAAAATTGATTATCCCAAGTGCTAAATAAAGAATTAGTGACGTACAACCGCTTGCCATCTAAACTTAATTGCAGCATTTGAGGACCACCTTGCAATTTATGCCCTTGGACTTCGCCACCTTTTCCTAACAAACCACCACACCAAACTTGTCCTGTCAATTTAGGCTGAGAAGGATTACTAACGTCATACTGACGAATATCTCCATGCAACCAGTTAGAAAAATAGAGATAGCGATCGTCCATTGATAGCAAAATATCGGTAATCAGAGAAGGCACGGGAATTTCCCAACCCTTAACTTCTACGGATGGAACATCAATAACTTTTTCAACTGCCCATTGTCCGTTAGATTTGTGCCAGTGCCAAACGTTACTACTTAAGGCTGCACCAACATAGCCGTGCGTACTATCTGGGTTGTGATGAAAACGGACTTCTAAAGGAATTAAACCTTCTGTACCCAGATCGAAACTTTGAATAATTTTGCGATCTTTCCAGTCCCAAAAGTGCAATTGCTGACCGTAATTTCCGGCTGCGACATCGTTGAGGTCAAAACCAGGATAATAAGTTTTGGGTGCGCCCCATTCACTACTTACCATGATGTTATGACGCGGCTGATACCAGAAGTCATAATTAAACTTCATCGTCGTGGCTTGTTGTTCCCAACGTCCGACAATATCAAAGTTTTCATCGAGTAGCAAAAATCCGCCAGGTGCATTCCCTTGACTATCACCTAACATTGAAATCATCACATGCCCATCTGCTAAACAGTGGACTGTATGCGGTGCTGTTAAATTTGTTTTTGCTTTGATTTCTTCCGGTTCGATGACTTTATAAATTTGAGGCGATCGCGTTTCTTTTGTATCTACAATATAAATCCGGCTCGATCGCTGTCC from Chroococcidiopsis sp. SAG 2025 harbors:
- the kbl gene encoding glycine C-acetyltransferase: MLTTAAASVFQSLLDEIHQSGLRKEERAIASPQDAKIQLQDGRTVLNFCANNYLGLSNHPDIIAAAQEGIAKYGFGLSSVRFICGTQTIHKELEAKISAFLGTEDTILYGSCFDANAGLFETLLDDECAVISDALNHASIIDGIRLCKAKRYRFAHSNRSELEQTLQATQSLKIRLIVTDGVFSMDGDIAKLDQICNLAEQYDALVMVDDSHATGILGATGRGSIEHRGVIGRVDIITSTLGKALGGASGGFTSAHKVIIDLLRQRSRPYLFSNSLAPAIVYTSIKVLDLLNQTSELRQRLMENASYFRTSIGDRGFEIKPGIHPIVPIMLYDAKLAQAMARELLDEGIYVISFSYPVVPQGHARIRVQVSATHTREQLEQCVEAFARVGKKYGVI
- a CDS encoding selenium-binding family protein, coding for MTNHACCGPGYASPQAAMQAEREKTLYAIALYTGTGIEAPDYLATIDVDPDSPTYSQVIHRLPMPYLGDELHHFGWNACSSCHGDASKSRRFMVVPGQRSSRIYIVDTKETRSPQIYKVIEPEEIKAKTNLTAPHTVHCLADGHVMISMLGDSQGNAPGGFLLLDENFDIVGRWEQQATTMKFNYDFWYQPRHNIMVSSEWGAPKTYYPGFDLNDVAAGNYGQQLHFWDWKDRKIIQSFDLGTEGLIPLEVRFHHNPDSTHGYVGAALSSNVWHWHKSNGQWAVEKVIDVPSVEVKGWEIPVPSLITDILLSMDDRYLYFSNWLHGDIRQYDVSNPSQPKLTGQVWCGGLLGKGGEVQGHKLQGGPQMLQLSLDGKRLYVTNSLFSTWDNQFYPDLAKQGSYMLQIDCDTEKGGLKINENFYIDFGREPNGAARAHEMRYPGGDCTSDIWI
- the cysC gene encoding adenylyl-sulfate kinase codes for the protein MEVSMKRQGLILWLTGLSGAGKTTIAKEVEQALKKRSCLVEILDGDVIRTKLSKDLGFSKQDRETNIRRIGFVADLLSRNGIVVIVAAISPYRAVRDELRRTTENFIEVYVNAPLNVCEIRDVKGLYAMARAGEIKSFTGIDDLYEEPLNPDIICYTSQESIQESVTRVIAELEILDYIPLEPQLEYSI
- a CDS encoding IS1 family transposase (programmed frameshift); translation: MQCPECQSTHIRKNGIKRGKQNHICVDCGRQFIEHYETCRGYSDEVKRECLKMYVNGIGFRGIERVKGVHHTTIIHWLKQVGNNLPDADAPETVPQVGELDELETFVGGKKNKIWLWTAVDHFTSGILGWALGDHSAETFAPLWAIVAQWRCYFYVTDGWSVYPGFIPDGDQIVSKTYMTRVESENTRLRHYLARLHRKTLCYSKSEEMLKYSIRLLLHYLKFWNVPVPQ
- the mtnB gene encoding methylthioribulose 1-phosphate dehydratase, with product MLNYQPSITNSKTTDPRFELIDAARYFYRQDWMVGTAGNLSARLADDSFWITASGKAKGELSTSDFVCVALDGKILERTSANIKPSAETIIHQAIYSLFPTAQACYHVHSIEANLVSHFTNKDNLPLPPLEMVKGLGVWEENPQVAIPVFENYLEVSQIAAEISDRFSTQLPQVPALLIRNHGVTVWADSLTSARNYVELIEYIFRYMVAARQAGIF
- a CDS encoding acireductone dioxygenase — its product is MAILKLEDGTIYTQLADISRELASLNIQLNYWSVGEDAQLRQLLAQESLNSEEKERVLAALDTYFEQLKQTDGYQSRDLIALHPGIPNLDEMLAKFDRIHTHADDEVRYIVDGEGIFGFVRPDGSQVELTVQPEEYINVPAGTEHWFYLTPARRVKAVRYFIDPAGWLPQYTNKEIRFRQSAIA
- a CDS encoding 2Fe-2S iron-sulfur cluster-binding protein; this translates as MRKPIQQQKVLRLNPPVHVVLRRRIQQKSILQLNPPVQGSRMKAYQIELVNRNNFTLNVAADKYILDAVEAAGLKLPVGCRYGACITCAARILSGEVEQTNAIALKPQQAAKGYVLLCVATPRSDCKFEVGVECQKELYVNPFIGIR
- a CDS encoding GNAT family N-acetyltransferase, translating into MSRYSDSNDIHIRLANMEDVEAIAILSHQLGYSVSTIAIEQRLDQILSDSNHIIYVATGLDDRAIAWIHAYTYHSLLTNFHAEIGGLVVTESDRGAGIGRKLLDQAESWAKTRGCQSLLVRSNIVRSAAHRFYQKCGYNQVKTSLVFHKVLSYGDL